A part of Botrytis cinerea B05.10 chromosome 2, complete sequence genomic DNA contains:
- the Bcede1 gene encoding Bcede1: MADDPTAPALNLSPEEKRVFGQLFRQADTENIGVVTGEVAVKFFEKTRLDPRILGEIWQIADTENRGLLTPAGFGIVLRLIGHYQAGRDPTPELALRPGPLPKFDGGLGSISPTGGFQAPLGPPPSALQPQPSGSGPIRVPPLPADKSSQYAQLFEKSGAQGGILPGEHAKQIFERAGLPNEILGRIWNLADTEQRGALTSTEFVIAMHLIASFKSGQLRALPNILPAGLYEAATRRAPASRQSTGNGAMSAIPRQFSGQHGRASSPLSRPAFTPPIPQPSAGDWAISPIDKQKFDTIYQGLDRSGKGFITGDEAVPFFSESKLPEEVLAQIWDLADINSAGFLTMDEFAVAMYLIRQQRGKKDGRDSLPATLPPNLIPPSMRNQVRPAPVTTAPAFEAPPPTMPKSAAEDLFGLDALSSPPPAPIQAPQLTGGSASFGANRQLNTDPFGNGPRPLSPSSPVQASPQHTGSVFKPFVPSSSFGHTLTSQVTGGSNNSGPSRGFSQQPSVSEDLLGDNDPEISSKLTNETSELANLSNQVGNLVTQTKQVQDQRNATQHDLTQSDSQRQQIEARLAQLRTAYEQEVKDVRSLEERLTASRNETKKLQTESAMLEATFMDLQTQHGQIVTALQADQQENASLKERMRAVNAEIAQLKPSLEKLRSDARQQKGLVAINKKQLATNESEREKLKGEASDLTKSIEEDTATLAAAARARSQSPVQARAQSPASVASPAPSTMSANNPFFKRQVTGGSNNDMGSPFPTSPVQQTDRSFENVFGPAFSSGLPHQEIAAPVTSFKQDLPTRPQTSGGFATPSLSGEAPPPMPASRQISSSYLPFPSHDDSVSSSRQVSAPNSRFGDTPAGVDTPTNFLGTTPAGFSTAGQAEPVVTARAISPDIDRRSTASPAVTDSKETIPGAFPGDDNSNIVATPTGGTTLSEQAAADPFATTKEPVRSGTAKDDFDAAFAGFGSSGKAPERSNTGNSVEPTAPAAAPSGFGQEFPPISELEIDDDSDSASEAGFGGGGFDDDFNPASPDQARKAPESPVLSHAAGSTTGDAKELLSAPNPAPTAGSDPPTPNAQASPPAYDKAVSSADQAHSEVQQYSGLLPSREVPSPEHSTSSAVAAPQTSFGAPTQPAPPAKVPFDDDFGDDFDDLEDAKEGEADDEFANAASSIHESRNGLDDFNPMFDSPPSSKQQDHSSNAFGGDGSGFGDFTASPTQQTAAPAAVNDNHDWDAIFAGLDGPSAKGNGSAQDTGSGTGYPDTDIAGTAPTGTAVERPQIGRALTEGGEHDDPILKNLTGMGYKRNDALAALEKYDYNLERAANYLAGQ; the protein is encoded by the exons ATGGCCGACGATCCAA CGGCGCCAGCCTTAAACTTAAGTCCCGAGGAGAAGCGTGTCTTTGGACAATTGTTTCGACAGGCAGATACCGAAAATATTGGGGTTGTCACAGGAGAGGTCGCAGTCAAATTCTTTGAGAAGACGAGACTGGATCCCCGAATTTTGGGAGAG ATATGGCAAATTGCAGATACGGAGAATCGAGGGCTTTTGACACCAGCGGGCTTTGGTATCGTGCTGAGATTGATTGGTCATTATCAAGCTGGACGAGATCCCACCCCTGAGTTAGCTCTACGCCCCGGACCACTGCCAAAATTCGATGGAGGTTTAGGCAGTATCAGCCCTACTGGTGGCTTTCAAGCTCCCCTTGGGCCACCTCCCAGCGCCTTACAACCTCAACCCAGCGGATCTGGTCCAATTCGAGTCCCCCCTCTTCCCGCAGACAAATCATCACAATATGCACAACTTTTCGAGAAATCAGGGGCTCAGGGAGGTATTCTTCCAGGTGAACACGCTAAGCAGATATTTGAACGCGCTGGTCTACCGAATGAGATATTAGGTAGGATATGGAATCTGGCAGACACGGAACAACGAGGAGCTCTTACATCTACCGAGTTTGTGATTGCTATGCATTTGATTGCTTCATTCAAATCCGGACAATTACGAGCTTTGCCAAATATTCTTCCTGCTGGTCTTTATGAAGCTGCTACACGAAGAGCACCTGCTAGTCGTCAATCTACTGGTAATGGAGCCATGTCGGCCATTCCAAGACAATTCAGTGGCCAGCATGGTAGAGCTAGTAGCCCATTAAGTCGACCTGCATTCACCCCTCCCATTCCACAGCCTAGTGCTGGAGATTGGGCGATTAGTCCAATAGATAAACAGAAATTCGATACTATTTACCAAGGTCTCGACAGATCTGGCAAGGGATTTATCACGGGAGATGAAGCTGTACCATTTTTCTCGGAATCGAAACTCCCAGAGGAGGTGTTAGCACAGATTTGGGATCTTGCTGACATTAATTCAGCTGGGTTTCTTACTATGGATGAGTTTGCCGTTGCTATGTACCTTATCCGACAGCAGCGAGGTAAAAAGGATGGCAGGGATTCGTTACCAGCCACTTTACCCCCAAATCTTATCCCGCCAAGCATGCGAAATCAAGTCAGACCGGCACCCGTGACTACAGCTCCAGCTTTTGAAGCTCCACCACCCACAATGCCCAAGTCAGCTGCTGAGGACTTGTTTGGTCTAGATGCGctatcatcaccaccacctgCGCCTATTCAAGCGCCACAGTTAACTGGAGGTTCCGCATCTTTTGGTGCGAATCGTCAATTGAACACTGATCCCTTCGGAAATGGCCCTCGACCTTTGAGCCCAAGTTCTCCAGTTCAAGCATCTCCACAACATACAGGATCCGTCTTTAAGCCATTCgttccatcatcttcatttggACATACCCTCACTTCACAAGTCACTGGAGGATCTAATAACTCTGGACCTTCTCGAGGATTCTCGCAGCAACCATCAGTCAGTGAGGATCTTCTTGGGGATAACGATCCAGAAATAAGCAGTAAATTAACCAATGAGACCTCTGAACTCGCAAACCTGTCCAATCAGGTTGGAAACTTAGTGACACAGACGAAGCAAGTTCAGGATCAGAGGAACGCAACACAGCATGACTTAACTCAATCCGATTCTCAGAGACAACAAATTGAGGCCCGCCTTGCTCAACTTAGAACAGCGTATGAGCAAGAGGTTAAAGATGTGCGAAGTTTAGAAGAGAGGTTAACTGCCTCGCGCAATGAGACCAAGAAGCTCCAGACAGAAAGTGCTATGCTTGAAGCGACTTTTATGGATCTTCAAACTCAACATGGACAGATTGTTACAGCACTACAAGCTGATCAACAGGAAAACGCCAGTTTGAAAGAGCGCATGCGTGCTGTTAATGCAGAAATCGCACAGCTAAAGCCATCGCTTGAGAAGTTGAGATCTGATGCGCGTCAGCAGAAGGGTTTGGTCGCAATCAATAAGAAGCAATTGGCAACCAATGAAAGTGAACGGGAAAAGCTGAAGGGTGAGGCTTCAGATTTAACTAAAAGTATTGAGGAAGACACTGCAACCCTTGCAGCAGCTGCTAGAGCTCGTAGCCAAAGCCCCGTTCAGGCTAGAGCTCAGAGTCCAGCTTCCGTTGCAAGTCCAGCACCTTCTACCATGAGCGCCAACAACCCATTTTTCAAGCGCCAAGTGACTGGTGGAAGTAATAATGACATGGGCTCTCCCTTTCCTACTTCACCCGTGCAGCAGACTGACCGTTCATTCGAGAATGTTTTCGGCCCAGCATTTAGTTCTGGTCTTCCACATCAAGAAATTGCAGCACCCGTCACTTCTTTCAAGCAAGATCTCCCAACCCGACCACAAACAAGCGGCGGATTTGCTACTCCATCCCTTTCAGGTGAAGCACCCCCACCAATGCCTGCATCAAGGCAAATAAGCTCAAGCTACTTGCCATTTCCATCCCACGATGATTCTGTAAGTTCATCACGACAAGTTTCTGCCCCAAACAGCAGATTCGGCGATACTCCGGCCGGAGTTGATACCCCTACAAACTTTTTGGGAACCACTCCTGCTGGTTTCTCTACCGCGGGCCAAGCCGAACCTGTTGTAACAGCCAGGGCCATTTCTCCAGATATCGATCGTAGATCTACCGCATCTCCTGCTGTTACAGATTCCAAGGAAACAATTCCTGGAGCTTTCCCAGGTGATGATAATTCTAATATCGTTGCCACACCTACTGGCGGTACTACTTTAAGTGAACAAGCTGCCGCTGACCCATTTGCAACCACGAAAGAGCCTGTACGCTCCGGTACAGCAAAGGATGACTTTGATGCAGCCTTTGCTGGATTTGGTAGCTCTGGCAAAGCCCCAGAGCGCTCAAACACTGGGAACTCCGTTGAACCCACAGCACCTGCAGCAGCTCCATCTGGATTTGGTCAGGAATTTCCTCCTATTTCGGAATTAGAAATCGATGACGATAGCGATAGTGCTAGTGAGGctggatttggtggtggtggatttgaCGATGATTTTAACCCAGCTTCTCCTGATCAAGCTAGGAAAGCCCCCGAGAGTCCTGTCTTATCACACGCTGCAGGTAGTACAACTGGGGATGCAAAGGAACTTTTGAGTGCACCAAACCCCGCTCCTACTGCTGGTAGCGATCCTCCAACTCCTAATGCTCAAGCTTCGCCACCTGCTTATGACAAAGCCGTTTCTTCGGCTGATCAAGCACACTCGGAGGTTCAACAATATTCTGGACTTCTTCCATCTCGAGAAGTTCCATCTCCTGAACATTCTACGTCTTCTGCAGTGGCCGCCCCGCAGACTAGCTTTGGAGCTCCAACACAACCAGCCCCACCCGCCAAAGTTCCCTTCGATGATGATTTCGGTGACGATTTCGATGATCTCGAGGATGCAAAAGAAGGTGAagcagatgatgaatttgctaATGCAGCTTCATCTATCCATGAATCGAGAAATGGGTTAGATGACTTCAACCCCATGTTTGATAGTCCACCATCATCTAAACAACAAGATCATTCTAGCAATGCTTTTGGTGGTGACGGTtctggatttggagatttcaCCGCGTCTCCAACACAACAAACTGCTGCGCCAGCTGCTGTAAATGATAATCACGACTGGGATGCAATTTTCGCTGGTCTCGATGGACCAAGTGCTAAAGGTAATGGTTCTGCCCAGGATACTGGTAGTGGTACGGGCTATCCTGATACAGATATTGCTG GAACAGCACCAACTGGGACAGCAGTGGAGAGACCTCAAATTGGACGGGCATTGACGGAAGGTGGGGAGCATGATGAtccaattttgaaaaatcttACAGGGATGGGCTATAAGCGAAATGATGCTTTGGCCGCACTGGAAAAGTATGATTATAATTTGGAGAGG GCGGCCAATTATTTGGCAGGTCAGTAA
- the Bcrfc3 gene encoding Bcrfc3, which translates to MSDYEDDMEIDVAPNANDSMIFGSDATTSKGKRSAANLPVEAEDSLPWVEKYRPDTLEDVSGHQDILATINKFVDTNRLPHLLFYGPPGTGKTSTILALARRIYGSKNMRQMVLELNASDDRGIDVVREQIKTFASTKQIFASKSSSTSPGAYKLIILDEADAMTSTAQMALRRVMEKYTANTRFCVIANYTHKLSPALLSRCTRFRFSPLKEADIRVLVDKVIAEENVQINAEATDALVRLSKGDMRRALNVLQACHASSTPIHIQGTPKLEEKDIVRDLITETTIYDCIASPHPADISKIMNTILKTTDVKSCLQMINAVKSTQGLALADIITALSEELTKLDVPASVMITWLQGLAEVEYRLSGGGSEVIQTGALVGVIREGAELMK; encoded by the exons ATGTCCGACTATGAAGACGATATGGAAATTGATGTTGCCCCCAACGCAAATGATTCAATGATATTTGGCTCCGATGCTACGACTTCAAAGGGCAAACGGAGCGCAGCAAATTTACCTGTGGAGGCAGAAGATAGTCTTCCATG GGTCGAGAAATACCGTCCAGATACATTAGAAGATGTCTCCGGTCATCAAGACATTCTTGCTACTATAAACAAATTTGTCGACACAAAT AGACTTCCCCATCTCCTGTTCTACGGTCCACCAGGAACTGGTAAAACTTCCACCATCCTCGCCCTCGCCCGTCGCATCTACGGATCCAAAAACATGCGCCAAATGGTCCTCGAACTCAACGCCTCAGACGACCGTGGAATTGACGTCGTGCGTGAACAAATCAAGACATTCGCATCTACCAAACAAATTTTCGCCTCGAAATCTTCTTCTACATCACCTGGCGCATACAAGTTAATTATTCTCGATGAAGCAGATGCGATGACTTCTACGGCACAGATGGCGCTGAGACGAGTGATGGAGAAATATACTGCGAATACACGATTTTGTGTAATTGCGAATTACACTCATAAGTTAAGCCCGGCACTTTTGAGTAGATGTACGAGATTTCGATTTAGTCCGCTGAAAGAGGCAGATATCAGGGTACTTGTTGATAAGGTGATTGCGGAGGAGAATGTGCAGATTAATGCTGAAGCTACGGATGCACTGGTTCGACTGAGTAAGGGAGATATGAGGCGGGCATTGAATGTTTTACAGGCTTGCCATGCTAGCA GTACTCCAATCCATATCCAAGGCACACCCAAGCtcgaagaaaaagacatCGTCAGAGATCTTATTACCGAAACTACTATATACGATTGTATCGCCTCTCCTCATCCCGCCGATATATCCAAAATCATGAACACGATTCTCAAAACCACCGATGTCAAATCCTGTCTACAAATGATCAATGCGGTGAAATCCACGCAAGGACTCGCACTAGCAGATATCATCACTGCTCTCTCAGAAGAGCTTACAAAATTGGATGTCCCAGCAAGCGTTATGATAACTTGGCTGCAAGGATTAGCAGAAGTCGAATATAGATTGAGTGGCGGAGGAAGTGAAGTTATACAGACGGGAGCGTTGGTTGGTGTGATAAGGGAGGGCGCGGAACTTatgaaataa